The following are from one region of the Camelus dromedarius isolate mCamDro1 chromosome 16, mCamDro1.pat, whole genome shotgun sequence genome:
- the WNK4 gene encoding serine/threonine-protein kinase WNK4 isoform X3 produces METQAVATSPDGRYLKFDIEIGRGSFKTVYRGLDTDTTVEVAWCELQTRKLSRAERQRFSEEVEMLKGLQHPNIVRFYDSWKSVLRGQVCIVLVTELMTSGTLKTYLRRFREMKPRVLQRWSRQILRGLHFLHSRVPPILHRDLKCDNVFITGPTGSVKIGDLGLATLKRASFAKSVIGTPEFMAPEMYEEKYDEAVDVYAFGMCMLEMATSEYPYSECQNAAQIYRKVTSGTKPNSFYKVKMPEVKEIIEGCIRTDKNERFTIQDLLAHAFFREERGVHVELAEEDDGEKPDLKLWLRMEDARRGGRPRDNQAIEFLFQLGRDAAEEVAQEMVALGLVCEADYQPVARAVRERVAAIQRKREKLRKAKELEALPPVPGPPPAAVPMTPGPSSVFPPEPEEPEADQHQPFLFRHASYSSTTSDCETDGYLSSSGFLDASDPALQAPRGVPSSPAESHLCLSSAFSLSIPCSGPGNDFSPGDSYASDAASGLSDVGEGMGRMRRPPGRNLRRRPRSRLRVTSVSDQNDRVVECQLQTHNSKMVTFRFDLDGDSPEEIAAAMVYNEFILPSERAGFLSRIREIIQRVETLLKRDTGPVEAAEDPLSPQEEPAPLPALPGSLPDPSSAELQSSTSLEQRSWAAFSTSPSSPGTPSSPGNPFSPGTPVFPSPIFPITSPPCHPSPSSFSPVSPVSSSLSLQPPSSPLAFSPSASQCPIPSSQFPQSSLLPTCSQVTPIPPTFPPCPSAPPLPSSTAAPLLSLASAFSLAVMTVAQSLLSPSPGLLSQSPPAPPGPLPSLPPPTPLAPCGQERPSPLTAEMESEASPNAGRPLLGEARLAPISEEGKPQLVGRFQVTSSKEPAEPLRLQPTSPPLSGSPKPSTPPLTSESSDTEDSAGGGPEAREALAESDRATEGLGAGAEEEGDDGKESRVGGSPPPLSHPSPVWMNYSYSSLCLSSEESESSGDDEEFWAELQSLRQKHLSEVEALQTLQKQEIEDLYCRLGKQPPPGIVAPAAMLSSRQRRLSKGSFPTSRRNSLQRSEPLGPVNSEQKPCVSPTPGPTMETVL; encoded by the exons atGGAGACCCAGGCTGTGGCAACGTCCCCGGACGGCCGATACCTCAAGTTTGACATCGAGATTGGACGTGGCTCGTTCAAGACGGTGTATCGAGGGCTGGACACCGACACCACAGTGGAGGTGGCCTGGTGTGAGCTGCAG ACTCGGAAACTGTCCCGAGCTGAGCGGCAGCGATTCTCGGAGGAGGTGGAGATGCTCAAGGGGCTGCAACACCCCAATATCGTCCGCTTCTACGACTCGTGGAAGTCGGTGCTGAGGGGCCAGGTTTGCATAGTCCTGGTCACCGAACTCATGACCTCGGGCACGCTTAAGAC ATACCTGAGGCGGTTCCGCGAGATGAAGCCGCGAGTCCTTCAGCGCTGGAGCCGCCAAATCCTTCGGGGGCTCCATTTCCTACACTCTCGGGTACCTCCCATCCTGCACCGGGATCTCAAGTGCGACAACGTCTTTATCACGGGCCCTACCGGCTCCGTTAAGATCGGGGACCTGGGCCTGGCCACACTCAAGCGCGCCTCCTTTGCCAAGAGCGTCATCG GGACCCCGGAGTTCATGGCTCCAGAGATGTACGAGGAAAAGTACGATGAGGCCGTGGACGTGTACGCGTTTGGCATGTGTATGCTGGAGATGGCGACCTCCGAGTATCCTTACTCCGAGTGCCAGAATGCTGCACAAATCTACCGCAAGGTCACTTCG GGTACAAAGCCGAACAGTTTCTACAAGGTGAAGATGCCCGAGGTGAAGGAGATCATTGAAGGCTGCATCCGCACGGATAAGAACGAGAG GTTCACCATCCAGGACCTTCTGGCTCACGCCTTCTTCCGCGAGGAGCGCGGCGTCCACGTGGAGCTGGCGGAGGAGGACGACGGAGAGAAGCCCGACCTCAAGCTCTGGCTGCGCATGGAGGACGCGCGGCGAGGGGGACGCCCACGGGACAACCAGGCCATTGAATTCCTGTTCCAACTGGGCCGGGATGCGGCTGAGGAGGTTGCGCAGGAGATG GTGGCCCTGGGCTTAGTGTGTGAAGCTGATTACCAGCCAGTGGCCCGTGCAGTGCGTGAACGTGTTGCTGCCATCCAGCGAAAGCGTGAGAAGCTGCGCAAAGCTAAGGAGTTGGAGGCTCTCCCCCCAGTGCCAGGACCCCCACCAGCAGCTGTCCCCATGACTCCTGGTCCCTCTAGTGTCTTCCCCCCTGAGCCTGAGGAGCCAGAGGCAGACCAGCACCAGCCCTTCCTCTTCCGCCATGCCAGCTACTCATCTACCACCT CGGATTGCGAGACTGATGGCTACCTCAGCTCCTCCGGCTTCCTGGATGCCTCAGACCCTGCCCTTCAGGCCCCCAGGGGGGTGCCATCCAGCCCTGCTGAGTCCCATCTCTGCCTGTCCTCG GCTTTTTCCCTGTCCATTCCATGTTCTGGTCCTGGAAATGACTTTTCCCCTGGAGACAG CTATGCCTCAGATGCAGCATCAGGCCTTAGTGATGTGGGAGAAGGGATGGGACGGATGAGGAGACCCCCAGGGAGAAATCTCCGGCGCAGACCCCGATCCCGGCTTCGGGTCACTAGT GTCTCAGACCAGAATGACAGAGTGGTTGAGTGCCAGCTACAGACACACAACAGCAAGATGGTGACCTTCCGATTTGATCTGGATGGGGACAGCCCGGAAGAGATTGCAGCTGCCATG GTGTATAACGAGTTCATTCTGCCCTCGGAGCGAGCTGGATTCTTGAGCCGGATTCGGGAGATTATCCAGCGAGTGGAGACTCTGTTGAAGAGAGATACTGGCCCTGTGGAGGCTGCTGAAGACCCCCTGAGCCCCCAG gAGGAGCCAGCACCATTGCCTGCCCTCCCGGGCTCCCTCCCAGACCCATCCAGTG cagagCTCCAGAGCAGCACCTCCCTGGAGCAGAGGAGCTGGGCAGCCTTCTCCACCTCCCCATCCTCTCCTGGAACCCCCTCATCTCCTGGAAACCCCTTTTCCCCTGGAACCCCTGTCTTCCCAAGTCCCATCTTCCCCATCACTTCTCCCCCATGTCATCCTagcccttcctctttctccccagtTTCTCCCGTCTCCTCAAGTCTCTCTCTACAGCCCCCCAGCTCTCCACTTGCATTCTCCCCCAGTGCATCCCAGTGTCCAATCCCATCCTCTCAGTTTCCACAGAGTTCTCTCCTCCCCACTTGTTCCCAGGTCACTCCTATTCCTCCTAcctttcctccctgcccctcagctcctcccctcccctccagcacagcagcccctctcctctctctggctAGTGCCTTCTCACTGGCTGTAATGACTGTGGCCCAGTCCCTGCTgtccccctcccctgggctcctttctcagtctcctccagctcctcctggtcCCCTACCTAGCCTGCCTCCTCCAACTCCCCTTGCTCCTTGTGGCCAGGAGAGGCCTTCACCTCTGACAGCTGAGATGGAGAGTGAG GCCTCCCCAAATGCTGGTCGGCCACTTCTGGGTGAAGCCAGACTGGCGCCCATCTCTGAAG AGGGAAAGCCCCAGCTTGTTGGGCGCTTCCAAGTGACTTCATCCAAGGAACCAGCTGAGCCTCTTCGCCTGCAACCAACATCCCCACCTCTCTCTGGTTCCCCGAAGCCTTCAACCCCTCCCCTGACCTCGGAGAGCTCAGACACAGAGGATAGTGCTGGAGGCGGGCCAGAGGCCAGAGAGGCTCTGGCTGAAAGTGACCGTGCAACCGAAGGCCTGGGGGCTGGAGCTGAAGAGGAAGGGGACGATGGGAAGGAATCCCGAGTAGGGGGCAGCCCTCCACCCCTGAGCCATCCCAGCCCAGTGTGGATGAACTACTCCTACAGCAGCCTGTGTCTGAGCAGTGAGGAATCAGAGAGCAGTGGGGACGATGAGGAATTCTGGGCTGAGCTGCAGAGTCTTCGGCAGAA GCACTTGTCAGAGGTGGAGGCACTACAGACACTACAGAAACAGGAAATCGAGGACTTGTACTGCCGGCTGGGGAAGCAGCCCCCGCCCGGTATCGTGGCCCCCGCTGCTATGCTGTCCAGCCGCCAGCGCCGCCTCTCCAAGGGCAGTTTCCCCACCTCCCGCCGCAACAGCCTGCAGCGCTCTGAGCCCCTGGGCCCTG tgAATTCCGAACAGAAGCCATGTGTCTCACCCACACCAGGGCCCACCATGGAGACTGTGCTCTAA
- the WNK4 gene encoding serine/threonine-protein kinase WNK4 isoform X4, giving the protein METQAVATSPDGRYLKFDIEIGRGSFKTVYRGLDTDTTVEVAWCELQTRKLSRAERQRFSEEVEMLKGLQHPNIVRFYDSWKSVLRGQVCIVLVTELMTSGTLKTYLRRFREMKPRVLQRWSRQILRGLHFLHSRVPPILHRDLKCDNVFITGPTGSVKIGDLGLATLKRASFAKSVIGTPEFMAPEMYEEKYDEAVDVYAFGMCMLEMATSEYPYSECQNAAQIYRKVTSGTKPNSFYKVKMPEVKEIIEGCIRTDKNERFTIQDLLAHAFFREERGVHVELAEEDDGEKPDLKLWLRMEDARRGGRPRDNQAIEFLFQLGRDAAEEVAQEMVALGLVCEADYQPVARAVRERVAAIQRKREKLRKAKELEALPPVPGPPPAAVPMTPGPSSVFPPEPEEPEADQHQPFLFRHASYSSTTSDCETDGYLSSSGFLDASDPALQAPRGVPSSPAESHLCLSSAFSLSIPCSGPGNDFSPGDSYASDAASGLSDVGEGMGRMRRPPGRNLRRRPRSRLRVTSVSDQNDRVVECQLQTHNSKMVTFRFDLDGDSPEEIAAAMVYNEFILPSERAGFLSRIREIIQRVETLLKRDTGPVEAAEDPLSPQEEPAPLPALPGSLPDPSSAELQSSTSLEQRSWAAFSTSPSSPGTPSSPGNPFSPGTPVFPSPIFPITSPPCHPSPSSFSPVSPVSSSLSLQPPSSPLAFSPSASQCPIPSSQFPQSSLLPTCSQVTPIPPTFPPCPSAPPLPSSTAAPLLSLASAFSLAVMTVAQSLLSPSPGLLSQSPPAPPGPLPSLPPPTPLAPCGQERPSPLTAEMESEASPNAGRPLLGEARLAPISEEGKPQLVGRFQVTSSKEPAEPLRLQPTSPPLSGSPKPSTPPLTSESSDTEDSAGGGPEAREALAESDRATEGLGAGAEEEGDDGKESRVGGSPPPLSHPSPVWMNYSYSSLCLSSEESESSGDDEEFWAELQSLRQKHLSEVEALQTLQKQEIEDLYCRLGKQPPPGIVAPAAMLSSRQRRLSKGSFPTSRRNSLQRSEPLGPGIMRRNSLSGSSTGSQEQR; this is encoded by the exons atGGAGACCCAGGCTGTGGCAACGTCCCCGGACGGCCGATACCTCAAGTTTGACATCGAGATTGGACGTGGCTCGTTCAAGACGGTGTATCGAGGGCTGGACACCGACACCACAGTGGAGGTGGCCTGGTGTGAGCTGCAG ACTCGGAAACTGTCCCGAGCTGAGCGGCAGCGATTCTCGGAGGAGGTGGAGATGCTCAAGGGGCTGCAACACCCCAATATCGTCCGCTTCTACGACTCGTGGAAGTCGGTGCTGAGGGGCCAGGTTTGCATAGTCCTGGTCACCGAACTCATGACCTCGGGCACGCTTAAGAC ATACCTGAGGCGGTTCCGCGAGATGAAGCCGCGAGTCCTTCAGCGCTGGAGCCGCCAAATCCTTCGGGGGCTCCATTTCCTACACTCTCGGGTACCTCCCATCCTGCACCGGGATCTCAAGTGCGACAACGTCTTTATCACGGGCCCTACCGGCTCCGTTAAGATCGGGGACCTGGGCCTGGCCACACTCAAGCGCGCCTCCTTTGCCAAGAGCGTCATCG GGACCCCGGAGTTCATGGCTCCAGAGATGTACGAGGAAAAGTACGATGAGGCCGTGGACGTGTACGCGTTTGGCATGTGTATGCTGGAGATGGCGACCTCCGAGTATCCTTACTCCGAGTGCCAGAATGCTGCACAAATCTACCGCAAGGTCACTTCG GGTACAAAGCCGAACAGTTTCTACAAGGTGAAGATGCCCGAGGTGAAGGAGATCATTGAAGGCTGCATCCGCACGGATAAGAACGAGAG GTTCACCATCCAGGACCTTCTGGCTCACGCCTTCTTCCGCGAGGAGCGCGGCGTCCACGTGGAGCTGGCGGAGGAGGACGACGGAGAGAAGCCCGACCTCAAGCTCTGGCTGCGCATGGAGGACGCGCGGCGAGGGGGACGCCCACGGGACAACCAGGCCATTGAATTCCTGTTCCAACTGGGCCGGGATGCGGCTGAGGAGGTTGCGCAGGAGATG GTGGCCCTGGGCTTAGTGTGTGAAGCTGATTACCAGCCAGTGGCCCGTGCAGTGCGTGAACGTGTTGCTGCCATCCAGCGAAAGCGTGAGAAGCTGCGCAAAGCTAAGGAGTTGGAGGCTCTCCCCCCAGTGCCAGGACCCCCACCAGCAGCTGTCCCCATGACTCCTGGTCCCTCTAGTGTCTTCCCCCCTGAGCCTGAGGAGCCAGAGGCAGACCAGCACCAGCCCTTCCTCTTCCGCCATGCCAGCTACTCATCTACCACCT CGGATTGCGAGACTGATGGCTACCTCAGCTCCTCCGGCTTCCTGGATGCCTCAGACCCTGCCCTTCAGGCCCCCAGGGGGGTGCCATCCAGCCCTGCTGAGTCCCATCTCTGCCTGTCCTCG GCTTTTTCCCTGTCCATTCCATGTTCTGGTCCTGGAAATGACTTTTCCCCTGGAGACAG CTATGCCTCAGATGCAGCATCAGGCCTTAGTGATGTGGGAGAAGGGATGGGACGGATGAGGAGACCCCCAGGGAGAAATCTCCGGCGCAGACCCCGATCCCGGCTTCGGGTCACTAGT GTCTCAGACCAGAATGACAGAGTGGTTGAGTGCCAGCTACAGACACACAACAGCAAGATGGTGACCTTCCGATTTGATCTGGATGGGGACAGCCCGGAAGAGATTGCAGCTGCCATG GTGTATAACGAGTTCATTCTGCCCTCGGAGCGAGCTGGATTCTTGAGCCGGATTCGGGAGATTATCCAGCGAGTGGAGACTCTGTTGAAGAGAGATACTGGCCCTGTGGAGGCTGCTGAAGACCCCCTGAGCCCCCAG gAGGAGCCAGCACCATTGCCTGCCCTCCCGGGCTCCCTCCCAGACCCATCCAGTG cagagCTCCAGAGCAGCACCTCCCTGGAGCAGAGGAGCTGGGCAGCCTTCTCCACCTCCCCATCCTCTCCTGGAACCCCCTCATCTCCTGGAAACCCCTTTTCCCCTGGAACCCCTGTCTTCCCAAGTCCCATCTTCCCCATCACTTCTCCCCCATGTCATCCTagcccttcctctttctccccagtTTCTCCCGTCTCCTCAAGTCTCTCTCTACAGCCCCCCAGCTCTCCACTTGCATTCTCCCCCAGTGCATCCCAGTGTCCAATCCCATCCTCTCAGTTTCCACAGAGTTCTCTCCTCCCCACTTGTTCCCAGGTCACTCCTATTCCTCCTAcctttcctccctgcccctcagctcctcccctcccctccagcacagcagcccctctcctctctctggctAGTGCCTTCTCACTGGCTGTAATGACTGTGGCCCAGTCCCTGCTgtccccctcccctgggctcctttctcagtctcctccagctcctcctggtcCCCTACCTAGCCTGCCTCCTCCAACTCCCCTTGCTCCTTGTGGCCAGGAGAGGCCTTCACCTCTGACAGCTGAGATGGAGAGTGAG GCCTCCCCAAATGCTGGTCGGCCACTTCTGGGTGAAGCCAGACTGGCGCCCATCTCTGAAG AGGGAAAGCCCCAGCTTGTTGGGCGCTTCCAAGTGACTTCATCCAAGGAACCAGCTGAGCCTCTTCGCCTGCAACCAACATCCCCACCTCTCTCTGGTTCCCCGAAGCCTTCAACCCCTCCCCTGACCTCGGAGAGCTCAGACACAGAGGATAGTGCTGGAGGCGGGCCAGAGGCCAGAGAGGCTCTGGCTGAAAGTGACCGTGCAACCGAAGGCCTGGGGGCTGGAGCTGAAGAGGAAGGGGACGATGGGAAGGAATCCCGAGTAGGGGGCAGCCCTCCACCCCTGAGCCATCCCAGCCCAGTGTGGATGAACTACTCCTACAGCAGCCTGTGTCTGAGCAGTGAGGAATCAGAGAGCAGTGGGGACGATGAGGAATTCTGGGCTGAGCTGCAGAGTCTTCGGCAGAA GCACTTGTCAGAGGTGGAGGCACTACAGACACTACAGAAACAGGAAATCGAGGACTTGTACTGCCGGCTGGGGAAGCAGCCCCCGCCCGGTATCGTGGCCCCCGCTGCTATGCTGTCCAGCCGCCAGCGCCGCCTCTCCAAGGGCAGTTTCCCCACCTCCCGCCGCAACAGCCTGCAGCGCTCTGAGCCCCTGGGCCCTG GCATCATGCGAAGGAACTCCCTGAGTGGCAGCAGcaccggctcccaggagcagcgG tgA
- the WNK4 gene encoding serine/threonine-protein kinase WNK4 isoform X1: MLAPPAPETAVPMSQAEADLALRPPPPPAAAGPPRLGPPPRRARRFSGKAEPRPRSSRLSRRSSVDLGLLSSWSQPASPVPEPPDPPDSAGSGPVRSPPPSSEEPPEGTWTGGAPARAADVARPELAGSAGGLGSREPPRIPEAAARERRREQEEKEDMETQAVATSPDGRYLKFDIEIGRGSFKTVYRGLDTDTTVEVAWCELQTRKLSRAERQRFSEEVEMLKGLQHPNIVRFYDSWKSVLRGQVCIVLVTELMTSGTLKTYLRRFREMKPRVLQRWSRQILRGLHFLHSRVPPILHRDLKCDNVFITGPTGSVKIGDLGLATLKRASFAKSVIGTPEFMAPEMYEEKYDEAVDVYAFGMCMLEMATSEYPYSECQNAAQIYRKVTSGTKPNSFYKVKMPEVKEIIEGCIRTDKNERFTIQDLLAHAFFREERGVHVELAEEDDGEKPDLKLWLRMEDARRGGRPRDNQAIEFLFQLGRDAAEEVAQEMVALGLVCEADYQPVARAVRERVAAIQRKREKLRKAKELEALPPVPGPPPAAVPMTPGPSSVFPPEPEEPEADQHQPFLFRHASYSSTTSDCETDGYLSSSGFLDASDPALQAPRGVPSSPAESHLCLSSAFSLSIPCSGPGNDFSPGDSYASDAASGLSDVGEGMGRMRRPPGRNLRRRPRSRLRVTSVSDQNDRVVECQLQTHNSKMVTFRFDLDGDSPEEIAAAMVYNEFILPSERAGFLSRIREIIQRVETLLKRDTGPVEAAEDPLSPQEEPAPLPALPGSLPDPSSAELQSSTSLEQRSWAAFSTSPSSPGTPSSPGNPFSPGTPVFPSPIFPITSPPCHPSPSSFSPVSPVSSSLSLQPPSSPLAFSPSASQCPIPSSQFPQSSLLPTCSQVTPIPPTFPPCPSAPPLPSSTAAPLLSLASAFSLAVMTVAQSLLSPSPGLLSQSPPAPPGPLPSLPPPTPLAPCGQERPSPLTAEMESEASPNAGRPLLGEARLAPISEEGKPQLVGRFQVTSSKEPAEPLRLQPTSPPLSGSPKPSTPPLTSESSDTEDSAGGGPEAREALAESDRATEGLGAGAEEEGDDGKESRVGGSPPPLSHPSPVWMNYSYSSLCLSSEESESSGDDEEFWAELQSLRQKHLSEVEALQTLQKQEIEDLYCRLGKQPPPGIVAPAAMLSSRQRRLSKGSFPTSRRNSLQRSEPLGPGIMRRNSLSGSSTGSQEQRASKGVTFAGDVGRM, translated from the exons ATGCTGGCACCCCCGGCTCCAGAGACTGCCGTCCCCATGTCCCAGGCGGAGGCCGACCTGGCCCTGCGGCCCCCGCCGCCTCCCGCCGCCGCGGGGCCGCCCCGCCTCGGGCCCCCTCCTCGCCGGGCGCGCCGCTTCTCCGGGAAGGCTGAGCCCCGGCCGCGCTCTTCCCGCCTCAGCCGCCGCAGCTCAGTCGACTTGGGACTGCTGAGCTCTTGGTCTCAGCCAGCCTCACCCGTTCCGGAGCCCCCTGATCCTCCAGACTCGGCTGGTTCCGGCCCCGTGAGGAGCCCACCACCTAGCTCTGAAGAGCCCCCTGAGGGCACGTGGACTGGGGGAGCCCCGGCGAGGGCTGCAGATGTCGCGCGTCCGGAGCTCGCCGGCTCGGCAGGAGGCTTGGGGTCCCGGGAACCACCGAGGATCCCCGAAGCGGCGGCCCGGGAGCGGCGGCGAgagcaggaggaaaaggaggacatGGAGACCCAGGCTGTGGCAACGTCCCCGGACGGCCGATACCTCAAGTTTGACATCGAGATTGGACGTGGCTCGTTCAAGACGGTGTATCGAGGGCTGGACACCGACACCACAGTGGAGGTGGCCTGGTGTGAGCTGCAG ACTCGGAAACTGTCCCGAGCTGAGCGGCAGCGATTCTCGGAGGAGGTGGAGATGCTCAAGGGGCTGCAACACCCCAATATCGTCCGCTTCTACGACTCGTGGAAGTCGGTGCTGAGGGGCCAGGTTTGCATAGTCCTGGTCACCGAACTCATGACCTCGGGCACGCTTAAGAC ATACCTGAGGCGGTTCCGCGAGATGAAGCCGCGAGTCCTTCAGCGCTGGAGCCGCCAAATCCTTCGGGGGCTCCATTTCCTACACTCTCGGGTACCTCCCATCCTGCACCGGGATCTCAAGTGCGACAACGTCTTTATCACGGGCCCTACCGGCTCCGTTAAGATCGGGGACCTGGGCCTGGCCACACTCAAGCGCGCCTCCTTTGCCAAGAGCGTCATCG GGACCCCGGAGTTCATGGCTCCAGAGATGTACGAGGAAAAGTACGATGAGGCCGTGGACGTGTACGCGTTTGGCATGTGTATGCTGGAGATGGCGACCTCCGAGTATCCTTACTCCGAGTGCCAGAATGCTGCACAAATCTACCGCAAGGTCACTTCG GGTACAAAGCCGAACAGTTTCTACAAGGTGAAGATGCCCGAGGTGAAGGAGATCATTGAAGGCTGCATCCGCACGGATAAGAACGAGAG GTTCACCATCCAGGACCTTCTGGCTCACGCCTTCTTCCGCGAGGAGCGCGGCGTCCACGTGGAGCTGGCGGAGGAGGACGACGGAGAGAAGCCCGACCTCAAGCTCTGGCTGCGCATGGAGGACGCGCGGCGAGGGGGACGCCCACGGGACAACCAGGCCATTGAATTCCTGTTCCAACTGGGCCGGGATGCGGCTGAGGAGGTTGCGCAGGAGATG GTGGCCCTGGGCTTAGTGTGTGAAGCTGATTACCAGCCAGTGGCCCGTGCAGTGCGTGAACGTGTTGCTGCCATCCAGCGAAAGCGTGAGAAGCTGCGCAAAGCTAAGGAGTTGGAGGCTCTCCCCCCAGTGCCAGGACCCCCACCAGCAGCTGTCCCCATGACTCCTGGTCCCTCTAGTGTCTTCCCCCCTGAGCCTGAGGAGCCAGAGGCAGACCAGCACCAGCCCTTCCTCTTCCGCCATGCCAGCTACTCATCTACCACCT CGGATTGCGAGACTGATGGCTACCTCAGCTCCTCCGGCTTCCTGGATGCCTCAGACCCTGCCCTTCAGGCCCCCAGGGGGGTGCCATCCAGCCCTGCTGAGTCCCATCTCTGCCTGTCCTCG GCTTTTTCCCTGTCCATTCCATGTTCTGGTCCTGGAAATGACTTTTCCCCTGGAGACAG CTATGCCTCAGATGCAGCATCAGGCCTTAGTGATGTGGGAGAAGGGATGGGACGGATGAGGAGACCCCCAGGGAGAAATCTCCGGCGCAGACCCCGATCCCGGCTTCGGGTCACTAGT GTCTCAGACCAGAATGACAGAGTGGTTGAGTGCCAGCTACAGACACACAACAGCAAGATGGTGACCTTCCGATTTGATCTGGATGGGGACAGCCCGGAAGAGATTGCAGCTGCCATG GTGTATAACGAGTTCATTCTGCCCTCGGAGCGAGCTGGATTCTTGAGCCGGATTCGGGAGATTATCCAGCGAGTGGAGACTCTGTTGAAGAGAGATACTGGCCCTGTGGAGGCTGCTGAAGACCCCCTGAGCCCCCAG gAGGAGCCAGCACCATTGCCTGCCCTCCCGGGCTCCCTCCCAGACCCATCCAGTG cagagCTCCAGAGCAGCACCTCCCTGGAGCAGAGGAGCTGGGCAGCCTTCTCCACCTCCCCATCCTCTCCTGGAACCCCCTCATCTCCTGGAAACCCCTTTTCCCCTGGAACCCCTGTCTTCCCAAGTCCCATCTTCCCCATCACTTCTCCCCCATGTCATCCTagcccttcctctttctccccagtTTCTCCCGTCTCCTCAAGTCTCTCTCTACAGCCCCCCAGCTCTCCACTTGCATTCTCCCCCAGTGCATCCCAGTGTCCAATCCCATCCTCTCAGTTTCCACAGAGTTCTCTCCTCCCCACTTGTTCCCAGGTCACTCCTATTCCTCCTAcctttcctccctgcccctcagctcctcccctcccctccagcacagcagcccctctcctctctctggctAGTGCCTTCTCACTGGCTGTAATGACTGTGGCCCAGTCCCTGCTgtccccctcccctgggctcctttctcagtctcctccagctcctcctggtcCCCTACCTAGCCTGCCTCCTCCAACTCCCCTTGCTCCTTGTGGCCAGGAGAGGCCTTCACCTCTGACAGCTGAGATGGAGAGTGAG GCCTCCCCAAATGCTGGTCGGCCACTTCTGGGTGAAGCCAGACTGGCGCCCATCTCTGAAG AGGGAAAGCCCCAGCTTGTTGGGCGCTTCCAAGTGACTTCATCCAAGGAACCAGCTGAGCCTCTTCGCCTGCAACCAACATCCCCACCTCTCTCTGGTTCCCCGAAGCCTTCAACCCCTCCCCTGACCTCGGAGAGCTCAGACACAGAGGATAGTGCTGGAGGCGGGCCAGAGGCCAGAGAGGCTCTGGCTGAAAGTGACCGTGCAACCGAAGGCCTGGGGGCTGGAGCTGAAGAGGAAGGGGACGATGGGAAGGAATCCCGAGTAGGGGGCAGCCCTCCACCCCTGAGCCATCCCAGCCCAGTGTGGATGAACTACTCCTACAGCAGCCTGTGTCTGAGCAGTGAGGAATCAGAGAGCAGTGGGGACGATGAGGAATTCTGGGCTGAGCTGCAGAGTCTTCGGCAGAA GCACTTGTCAGAGGTGGAGGCACTACAGACACTACAGAAACAGGAAATCGAGGACTTGTACTGCCGGCTGGGGAAGCAGCCCCCGCCCGGTATCGTGGCCCCCGCTGCTATGCTGTCCAGCCGCCAGCGCCGCCTCTCCAAGGGCAGTTTCCCCACCTCCCGCCGCAACAGCCTGCAGCGCTCTGAGCCCCTGGGCCCTG GCATCATGCGAAGGAACTCCCTGAGTGGCAGCAGcaccggctcccaggagcagcgGGCAAGCAAGGGGGTGACATTCGCCGGGGATGTTGGCAGGATG tgA